One window of Panthera tigris isolate Pti1 chromosome C2, P.tigris_Pti1_mat1.1, whole genome shotgun sequence genomic DNA carries:
- the LYZL4 gene encoding lysozyme-like protein 4 isoform X2: MGRCVVAKKLKDGGLDHFEGYSLANWVCLAYFESKFNPTAVYENLQRDYTGYGLFQIPNRDWCDTGKNRCHMSCSALLNPDLKKTIECVKKIVKDKEGLGAWPSWSLNCQYSDTLERWLDGCRL; the protein is encoded by the exons ATGGGGCGCTGCGTGGTGGCTAAGAAGCTCAAAGATGGAGGCCTGGATCATTTCGAGGGCTACAGCCTTGCAAACT GGGTGTGCCTGgcttattttgagagcaagttcAACCCCACGGCGGTCTACGAGAACCTCCAACGTGACTACACTGGCTACGGCCTCTTTCAGATCCCCAACCGTGACTGGTGCGACACGGGCAAGAACCGCTGTCACATGTCCTGCTCTG CTTTACTGAATCCAGATTTGAAGAAGACAATTGAATGTGTTAAGAAAATCGTAAAAGATAAGGAAGGGTTGGGAGCATG GCCCTCCTGGTCCCTGAACTGCCAGTACTCAGACACTCTGGAACGGTGGTTGGATGGATGCAGGCTGTAG
- the LYZL4 gene encoding lysozyme-like protein 4 isoform X1: MKASLVLSLLGYLVVPSGAAIMGRCVVAKKLKDGGLDHFEGYSLANWVCLAYFESKFNPTAVYENLQRDYTGYGLFQIPNRDWCDTGKNRCHMSCSALLNPDLKKTIECVKKIVKDKEGLGAWPSWSLNCQYSDTLERWLDGCRL, from the exons ATGAAGGCATCCTTGGTTCTTTCCCTCCTTGGCTACCTAGTGGTTCCAAGTGGCGCTGCTATCATGGGGCGCTGCGTGGTGGCTAAGAAGCTCAAAGATGGAGGCCTGGATCATTTCGAGGGCTACAGCCTTGCAAACT GGGTGTGCCTGgcttattttgagagcaagttcAACCCCACGGCGGTCTACGAGAACCTCCAACGTGACTACACTGGCTACGGCCTCTTTCAGATCCCCAACCGTGACTGGTGCGACACGGGCAAGAACCGCTGTCACATGTCCTGCTCTG CTTTACTGAATCCAGATTTGAAGAAGACAATTGAATGTGTTAAGAAAATCGTAAAAGATAAGGAAGGGTTGGGAGCATG GCCCTCCTGGTCCCTGAACTGCCAGTACTCAGACACTCTGGAACGGTGGTTGGATGGATGCAGGCTGTAG